Proteins from a genomic interval of Desulfovibrio piger:
- a CDS encoding M14 family metallopeptidase, whose product MNFHQASRAEAAPGQKTIALLRDRDLSLPVTTIHGNRPGPRVLLTAGIHGCEYCSIQAAIELASELDQDVVAGRLTIVHLANASGFSERLSEIVAEDGKNLNRVFPGRDDGSQAERLAHLITSLQDDADFYVDMHGGDLHESMHPLVFIPGVAEKRITDRAREAAKVLDVDVRVLSSATTGAYNSAALRGVPSLLIERGGNGVWSRAEVDAYKRDIRALLAHLQLLPPVTGLPCREQREIRDAVYLTSKDQGCWYPEVTPGAPVSRGTVLGTVRDIFGRAIDCYRAEKDGIILYMTVSLAVKAGTPLVAYG is encoded by the coding sequence ATGAACTTTCATCAAGCTTCGCGGGCGGAAGCCGCCCCGGGACAAAAAACGATCGCCCTGCTCCGTGACCGTGACCTCTCCCTGCCCGTGACCACCATACACGGCAACAGACCCGGGCCGCGCGTGCTGCTTACCGCCGGCATACACGGATGCGAATATTGCAGCATACAGGCAGCCATAGAGCTGGCGTCAGAACTGGACCAGGACGTCGTGGCCGGACGGCTGACCATCGTCCACCTGGCCAACGCTTCGGGATTCAGCGAACGGCTGTCCGAGATCGTGGCGGAAGACGGCAAGAACCTGAACCGGGTCTTTCCGGGCAGGGATGACGGCAGCCAGGCCGAACGTCTGGCCCATCTCATCACCAGCCTGCAGGATGATGCCGATTTTTATGTGGACATGCACGGCGGTGATCTGCACGAAAGCATGCACCCCCTCGTCTTCATCCCTGGCGTGGCCGAAAAACGGATCACGGACAGGGCAAGAGAGGCTGCCAAGGTCCTGGATGTGGACGTGCGCGTCCTTTCTTCGGCCACGACAGGAGCCTACAACTCCGCCGCCTTGCGCGGCGTACCGTCCCTGCTCATCGAACGGGGCGGCAACGGCGTCTGGTCCCGGGCCGAAGTGGATGCCTACAAGCGGGACATCCGGGCGCTGCTGGCCCATCTGCAGCTCTTGCCGCCCGTCACGGGGCTGCCCTGCCGGGAGCAGCGCGAGATCCGGGATGCCGTCTATCTGACGTCGAAGGACCAGGGCTGCTGGTACCCGGAAGTCACGCCCGGAGCGCCTGTCAGCCGGGGCACGGTACTGGGGACCGTCCGCGACATCTTTGGCCGTGCCATCGACTGCTACCGGGCCGAAAAGGACGGCATCATCCTGTACATGACGGTCTCTCTTGCCGTGAAGGCCGGTACGCCCCTGGTGGCCTACGGCTAG
- a CDS encoding MATE family efflux transporter produces MPPVPPQAAALSAPSRREYAAMLLPFILSTVTQPLIGAVDTAVMGRLSDPSYIAGVAVGAVIFNTLYWLLGFLRVGSTGFSAQALATGDAEAAWKAFLLPGLMALLLGTLILLCRDAVFSGAMFLLRLDPAAREVAGIYYDILIWTAPLTLLNYAILGWLMGQARIRASLLMQIGGNAVNMLLDLLFVSLFGWGVPGVAAASVLACLFATITGLVAMRDSLPPLPAPLPSLVRVGEMLRMARVNGNLFLRTVCLLTQTNIFMITTASFGTLTISANAVILQIMLIFSYVFEGIANTSSVFAGKAAGQGCAAILERTRRLTLHWSLAALLGMTLIYALGHTPLLRLFTDLPEVLAAAERYADWGICFPACAALGLTYYGLFTGSSLTRPVFLSTLQALVAFGLAWLAFVPFWGNHGLWGAYLIFYAGRSFFLLRYWPRLRDAPFFRHGGAALC; encoded by the coding sequence ATGCCCCCGGTTCCTCCCCAGGCGGCCGCCCTGTCCGCCCCCTCCCGCAGGGAATATGCAGCCATGCTGCTGCCCTTCATCCTCTCCACGGTGACGCAGCCGCTCATCGGCGCCGTGGATACGGCTGTCATGGGACGCCTTTCCGACCCTTCCTATATCGCGGGAGTGGCCGTAGGTGCCGTCATCTTCAATACCCTGTACTGGCTGCTGGGTTTCCTGCGCGTGGGCTCCACGGGGTTCAGCGCGCAGGCCCTGGCCACAGGGGATGCAGAGGCCGCCTGGAAGGCATTCCTTTTGCCGGGCCTCATGGCCCTGCTGCTGGGCACGCTCATCCTGTTGTGCCGGGATGCCGTCTTTTCCGGTGCCATGTTCCTGTTGCGCCTTGATCCGGCTGCCAGAGAAGTCGCCGGGATCTATTACGACATCCTGATCTGGACGGCTCCCCTCACGCTGCTGAACTACGCCATACTGGGCTGGCTCATGGGGCAGGCCCGCATCAGGGCCTCCCTGCTCATGCAGATAGGCGGCAATGCGGTCAACATGCTGCTCGACTTGCTTTTCGTAAGCCTGTTCGGCTGGGGGGTACCGGGAGTGGCCGCAGCATCCGTACTGGCCTGCCTGTTTGCCACCATCACCGGGCTGGTCGCCATGCGGGATTCCCTGCCTCCCCTCCCTGCCCCGCTCCCCAGTCTCGTCCGCGTGGGGGAAATGCTGCGCATGGCACGGGTCAACGGCAATCTGTTCCTGCGTACGGTCTGCCTGCTGACCCAGACCAACATCTTCATGATCACCACGGCATCTTTCGGGACCCTGACCATCTCGGCCAATGCCGTCATCCTCCAGATCATGCTGATCTTCTCCTATGTTTTCGAGGGGATCGCCAATACATCGAGCGTATTTGCCGGAAAGGCCGCCGGACAGGGCTGTGCCGCCATTCTGGAAAGGACACGGCGCCTTACCCTGCACTGGTCCCTGGCGGCGCTGCTGGGCATGACCCTGATCTACGCCCTGGGGCACACGCCTTTGCTGCGCCTGTTCACCGATCTGCCGGAAGTCCTGGCCGCTGCGGAACGGTATGCGGACTGGGGGATATGCTTCCCGGCATGTGCGGCCCTGGGCCTGACCTACTATGGCCTGTTCACGGGCAGCAGCCTGACCCGCCCGGTCTTCCTCTCCACCCTGCAGGCCCTCGTGGCTTTTGGTCTGGCCTGGCTGGCTTTTGTCCCTTTCTGGGGCAACCACGGCCTGTGGGGCGCATACCTGATCTTTTATGCCGGCAGGTCGTTCTTCCTGCTGCGCTACTGGCCCCGGCTGCGTGACGCGCCTTTCTTCAGGCATGGCGGCGCGGCCCTTTGCTGA
- a CDS encoding ABC transporter ATP-binding protein, whose amino-acid sequence MNTLLHADDIHVSFKKENQKSLFGRERQQVLRGISLSLREGECLGIIGESGSGKSTLGRVLSGLLKPERGTVRINGLDLYARRSAREAAALHHSLSVVFQDYTSSANPRFRVEHIIGESLRALERSTGQRVDRRARICELLEQVGLPAAFISRYPHELSGGQLQRVCIARALAIRPRIILLDEAISSLDASTQVQIMDLLIELRRDLGLSYLFITHDLTSITYLCDRVVFIDAGTIVEQVDDIRCIAMIRNDYARNLLGSVMGIGVEHGSGAARTGQDRYAAIA is encoded by the coding sequence ATGAACACACTGCTCCATGCAGACGACATCCACGTCTCATTCAAAAAGGAAAACCAGAAAAGCCTGTTCGGCCGGGAACGGCAGCAGGTCTTGCGCGGCATCTCCCTGAGCCTCCGCGAGGGGGAATGCCTGGGCATCATCGGTGAGTCCGGCAGCGGCAAGAGCACGCTGGGGCGTGTGCTTTCCGGCCTGCTCAAACCGGAGCGGGGCACAGTGCGCATCAACGGGCTGGATCTGTATGCCAGACGCTCCGCCCGCGAGGCTGCCGCCCTGCACCACAGCCTTTCCGTCGTCTTTCAGGACTATACATCTTCGGCCAATCCCCGTTTCAGAGTGGAACATATCATCGGGGAGTCCTTGCGGGCCCTGGAACGCAGTACGGGCCAGCGTGTGGACCGTCGTGCCCGGATCTGTGAGCTGCTGGAGCAGGTGGGCCTGCCGGCCGCGTTCATCTCCCGCTATCCGCATGAACTGAGCGGCGGTCAGTTGCAGCGTGTATGCATCGCCCGTGCCCTGGCCATCCGGCCGCGCATCATCCTTCTGGACGAGGCCATCAGCTCGCTGGACGCTTCCACCCAGGTGCAGATCATGGACCTGCTCATCGAGCTGCGTCGGGATCTGGGGCTTTCCTACCTGTTCATTACCCACGACCTGACCAGCATCACCTACCTGTGTGACCGGGTCGTTTTCATCGACGCGGGCACCATCGTGGAACAGGTGGACGATATCCGGTGCATCGCCATGATCCGTAACGATTATGCCCGCAACCTGCTGGGATCCGTCATGGGCATCGGTGTGGAGCACGGCAGCGGGGCTGCCCGCACCGGGCAGGATCGTTACGCTGCCATTGCCTGA
- a CDS encoding ABC transporter ATP-binding protein, whose translation MNDILTVRDLSVHFRQGKRLVQLVDRVSFSVARGECLGILGESGSGKSMTCKALLGLLDANFQVTGSSRFEGKPLLSQTPEQLRRLRGGKISMVLQNPMSCFDPLYRIGEQMAETLQEHTALKGRPLQKRMEDILRLMRIHDPADVLRKYPHQLSGGMLQRVMIGLAICMQPSLIIADEPTTAIDSISQYAIMQEFLRIKQRGEVSMIFISHDLGVLSLIADRLIVMHDGKAVESGTAQEIFDNATDTYTRHLIKQHRAVMHRFLDALHAPVPGRIPA comes from the coding sequence ATGAACGATATCCTCACCGTCAGGGACCTGTCCGTCCACTTCCGACAGGGGAAACGTCTGGTGCAGCTGGTGGACCGGGTCTCCTTTTCCGTGGCCAGGGGAGAATGCCTGGGCATCCTGGGAGAATCGGGCAGCGGCAAGAGCATGACCTGCAAGGCCCTGCTGGGCCTGCTGGACGCCAACTTCCAGGTCACCGGCAGTTCCCGTTTTGAAGGCAAGCCCCTGCTGAGCCAGACACCGGAGCAGCTGCGCCGCCTGCGGGGCGGCAAGATCAGCATGGTCCTGCAAAATCCCATGTCCTGCTTCGATCCCCTGTACCGCATCGGGGAGCAGATGGCCGAGACCCTGCAGGAGCACACCGCCCTGAAAGGCAGGCCCCTGCAAAAAAGGATGGAGGACATCCTCCGCCTGATGCGCATCCACGATCCGGCGGACGTGCTGCGCAAATACCCGCACCAGCTCTCGGGCGGCATGTTGCAGCGCGTCATGATCGGGCTGGCCATCTGCATGCAGCCTTCGCTGATCATCGCCGACGAGCCAACGACAGCCATCGACTCCATCAGCCAGTATGCCATCATGCAAGAATTCCTGCGCATCAAGCAGCGCGGGGAAGTCTCCATGATTTTCATCTCGCATGACCTCGGCGTGCTGTCGCTCATCGCTGACAGGCTCATCGTCATGCATGACGGCAAGGCGGTGGAAAGCGGTACGGCACAGGAGATCTTCGACAACGCCACGGACACCTACACCCGCCACCTCATCAAACAGCACAGGGCCGTCATGCACCGCTTCCTGGATGCGCTGCATGCTCCTGTCCCCGGAAGGATACCCGCATGA
- the opp1C gene encoding nickel/cobalt ABC transporter permease: protein MLQQLFKNPMALLCMGIVLVTALLGIFAPWVAPNDPYANDILNKFDSPSWQYPLGTDHLGRCVFSRMLFGIRPTLFLSLLTMLGTIGLGVIMGITAGYFRGTVDEVIMRVVDVMLSFPSQIIILAVVALLGVDIRNVVIASIFIKWAWYARMIRTATIKYTGMNFVLFSRSIGSGNFYILTRHMLPCIAAELAVLASLDTGWAILNISTLSFLGLGVQAPVPEWGAMLNEAKNVMVSNPEQMIVPGIAVVVLVGAFNMLGDCLRDALDPKAVRQ, encoded by the coding sequence ATGTTGCAACAACTTTTCAAGAATCCCATGGCCCTGCTGTGCATGGGGATCGTCCTGGTCACGGCCCTGCTGGGCATCTTTGCTCCGTGGGTGGCCCCCAACGATCCCTATGCCAACGACATCCTCAACAAATTCGACAGCCCCTCCTGGCAATATCCCCTGGGCACGGACCATCTGGGGCGCTGCGTGTTCTCGCGCATGCTCTTCGGCATACGGCCCACGCTCTTTCTTTCTCTGCTGACCATGCTGGGCACCATCGGGCTGGGCGTGATCATGGGCATCACCGCAGGCTACTTCCGCGGCACGGTGGATGAAGTCATCATGCGTGTGGTGGACGTCATGCTCTCCTTCCCCAGCCAGATCATCATCCTGGCCGTGGTCGCCCTGCTGGGGGTGGACATCCGCAATGTGGTCATTGCCAGCATCTTTATCAAATGGGCCTGGTACGCCCGCATGATCAGGACTGCGACCATCAAGTATACGGGCATGAACTTCGTGCTTTTCTCCCGCAGCATCGGTTCCGGAAACTTCTACATCCTCACCCGGCACATGCTTCCCTGCATCGCCGCAGAACTGGCCGTACTGGCCTCGCTGGATACGGGATGGGCCATCCTCAACATCTCTACCCTTTCCTTCCTCGGGCTGGGCGTCCAGGCCCCTGTGCCCGAATGGGGCGCCATGCTCAATGAAGCCAAGAACGTCATGGTCTCCAACCCCGAGCAGATGATCGTCCCCGGCATCGCCGTGGTGGTGCTGGTAGGGGCCTTCAACATGCTGGGCGACTGCCTGCGCGACGCCCTCGATCCCAAGGCGGTGCGCCAATGA
- the opp1B gene encoding nickel/cobalt ABC transporter permease: MKNYIIMRLLATVPLLLGISFLCFVFINLIPSDPAEVALRIRQTPIITEELIAQTRAELGLDQPFLVRYAHWLWDCLHFDLGVSYTNPARTVLGEIGRCLPATLELAGLSLVYVIVLSLPIGFLSAVYKDTWFDRIMRGVVFATTAMPVYWVGLLLIWIVSIKLDLLPTSGYGGFSSLILPAFTVALSYISTYIRLIRNNMLENMREDYVLYAQARGLKQRSILVRHILKNSLQSCVTAIGMSIPQLIAGTIVVENVFAWPGVGRLCIASIFNRDYPVIQAYVLLVGVLFVFFNLFFDILQYVADPRLRERKA, from the coding sequence ATGAAAAACTACATCATCATGCGCCTGCTGGCCACCGTGCCCCTGCTGCTGGGCATATCCTTCCTGTGCTTCGTCTTTATCAACCTTATCCCTTCCGACCCTGCCGAGGTGGCCCTGCGCATCCGCCAGACCCCCATCATCACGGAAGAACTCATCGCCCAAACCCGTGCCGAACTGGGTCTGGATCAGCCCTTTCTGGTGCGCTATGCCCACTGGCTCTGGGATTGCCTGCACTTCGACCTGGGCGTGAGCTACACCAATCCTGCCCGGACGGTGCTGGGCGAGATAGGCCGCTGTCTGCCGGCCACCCTGGAACTGGCCGGGCTCTCGCTGGTCTACGTCATCGTGCTCAGCCTGCCCATCGGCTTCCTGAGCGCCGTCTACAAGGACACATGGTTCGACCGCATCATGCGCGGCGTGGTCTTTGCCACCACGGCCATGCCCGTTTACTGGGTAGGCCTGCTGCTCATCTGGATCGTCAGCATCAAGCTGGACCTGCTGCCCACCAGCGGCTACGGGGGCTTTTCCAGCCTTATCCTGCCGGCCTTCACCGTGGCGCTGAGCTACATCTCCACCTATATCCGCCTGATCCGCAACAACATGCTGGAAAACATGCGCGAGGATTATGTGCTCTATGCCCAGGCCCGCGGCCTGAAGCAGCGCAGCATCCTCGTACGCCATATCCTGAAGAACTCCCTGCAATCCTGCGTGACCGCCATCGGCATGAGCATCCCCCAGCTCATCGCCGGCACCATCGTGGTGGAGAACGTGTTCGCCTGGCCGGGTGTGGGGCGCCTGTGCATCGCCTCCATCTTCAATCGCGACTATCCGGTCATCCAGGCCTATGTGCTGCTGGTAGGCGTGCTTTTCGTCTTCTTCAATCTGTTCTTCGACATCCTGCAGTATGTGGCCGACCCGCGCCTGCGCGAAAGGAAAGCGTAA